attttcttaACAAGAACGTCGCTCTTAGATTCGCTTTGAAGAGGAGGCAGACATGAACTCCAAATTAAATGGCCTATTGACAACGTACCTTCTTTTGTGATGAACACAATTAAGCTACTTTCAGCTTTGCAAGTGTGGCTGAAAATTACTAACACAGCACCATCAACTTTATCTAGGTGTACGTGACCAGTTCCTTTCGGAAATCCGGTCAAGCCATAAAAAATGCCATTGTTCAGCCTGCTACTCGCAGCAACCACTTCGTGGGGCATGCCATTGACATGAATCTGGTGGAGGGTTCACTCTGGTGCAACAGCAAATGCCTTCAAAATTGGCGGTACAACCAAGGCGGCGTGAGTTGCTTCATCCAAAAAATCAGGGCTTCAACTAGCCTCCGATGGGGAGGAGATTTTTCCAAGAAAGATCCCGTCCACATTGATGATGGTCTGAATTATAAAAGTCGAAGTGGTTATGACACGTTGTACAACCTTTTGCAGAAAAACTGCATATAGATGGTGAGACAGGTCTCTTGATGACGAACGCTTTTTAAAGCTGATTAAAATCAGTCTTTATCTCTTGAAGAATTGTCGATAAAAGAATCTCGCTGAAACTCGTCTTAATTAAAGCTTATCTAATCAGGTAGTCTCAGTAGTAAAGTAAATGTGTCACAAGGAAACGGAAAATAAGAGCAAATAAACCAAAGTTCTTATCGGTACTTTGTATCTGAACGATCGTGAGTTAATGAAGGCTATAATCATAGTGGAAATATTGTTAGTTATTCTTTTTGAGCACGTTGGCATAATTATACGTATATCTTGATAAGTCTCGCCATCATTTTTTGCACTTCGACACCTTTGGCTGGTGTTACAGATAGCGGAACTTCTTTTTCTCAAACTCCTGAAAGAGCGAGACAAAGCCTAGTGTTTATCGGCAGTGTCAAACCGGGGACTGTGAAATAATCATCATgaaatatatatagattattacatgttaagagcctgatatcgtttttattcacgagtttttaataatagtaataataataataataataataataataataataataataaatacatttCTTATACGCGCATTTAAAAATCTCAATGCGCTTACAATAAGATAAAAATTGTATATGtataccaaaaaaaagaaagaatatataaaatatgtgtatgaataaaaaaatatactACCTATACTGCTCTAATCATGTGGACTGACAGATGTTCATGAATACTTATTTAAAtgctaattgaaaaaaataggtttttaattttttttaaagtcgtTTACTGATTTAGAGTTTTTTATATGTTCTGGTAACGTGTTCCAGGGTTCCGGTCCGGCGTAGCTAAAAGCTCGTTGGCCATAAGAAACCATGTTGATTATTGGTTTTTCTAATACCAGACGATTACTTGAGCGGAGTGTATGTGGAGGACAGGGAAGTTTAATCTGTTCAATAAGGAACTGAGGAGCTAATCCATGATGACATTTATATACGAGAAGCAAGATCTTGAATTGTATTCGGTATCGGATTGGTAGCCAATGAAGTTCTTCTAGTATTGGCATTATGTGGTCATTCTTCTTCGCGCCTTTAATTAGGCGTGCTGCAGTGTTCTGGAGGCGTTGAAGTTTATTCGGGTCATGGTCAGTCGAACCGTACAGTATGCGTTTCTTTCGTTTGTTAGGGCAAACAGACGCAGGGCTGATTCTCGGAACGGGGAAAATGCTGCGAGACATGTGGGAAAGGTGTCCAGGAACACTCGAGAACCTGCACTAATCATCAGTGGGTTGCAGTGCACTGATAAAGCAAAGGAGACCAGAAAATAGCAAACAAATACATGCATTTCGTGTATTCATTACATCATTGAGATAATACAGAACTCAAGAAGACAGCTTCGGCTTCAAAAATCTCATCTAAAAATGTACTTACAACGTTATTGCAGTTTTTTTGCCCTGCCAGAAGTAACTCGCGATAATTCTGTCTCATGCAAATTTTTCAATGCAGCGAAGTAGCCAATGACTTGAGCGGTACCCTGACATTTTCAAAAAGCATCTTTCCTCGGCTGACGAACACAAAAGAGTTCTCACTGTTTCCAGTAAATTAAGGCACGGTATTGTTTATTCATGAGGTGAAATCGCTTATAGCATAGTTACAAACTGTGCTTAttgataaataaaataacatacTGCTTTTCAGCCTTTGCttgcaaataaatgaaaattaaacatTGCGATGCAATTTTTTCGAAATGTTTCTCGGAGACCCTGCGCCATAAAATTCCCTTACATTTATACAACTTGAGTTCATTTTCACAATATCACAAACTATAAAACCAATGTTTATAGGACGCAATCGCAACCGACGAAGAAACACATTTCCTAAAGTAACCGGTGACGTAATTCCTCACGCCAATAATGAGTCCCCTGGGAACGAGATCTGAATGTTATCAACTATGAGCACGTGTTGAGCGCACGCAACAAGAATGTGATCAAATTTGACGTTATTAGATACAAGACGGGGCGAATTTCGCAGGAATGTCTCCGAGACGAGACAGCCGGAAAAAAGAATACAATATTTCCTGTCATCTTTCTTCTTCAGTCTCTATCGTAGGATAAGATTGGAGAGAGCCACCTTTCTATCTCCTCCACCGTGTTCTCCTTTCGCTCTGCATAATCTTTGACCTgcgcaagaaaaagaaaggaaattgcTCAAACACTAGATGGATCATTTTGCTTGTTCCCCGGGTTTGAGGGTTGACACGTAAATGATACAGTGGTCGGAGGTGGTCACTGTTGGCGGAGATCACCTGGAAACGCTCTGGAAGACCTGGAAACGACTTTCCGTTCACTTCAGTTAACGAGAAGGGGACGCTTCTTTCTTCTTGAAGTCCGCATGCGCGTAATTACGTGCTTTTCTGGAAATGTCTCTTTGCATTCGGCTGAATACTGCACTTCTTGAAAGTTAAAGGCGTGAGAAATGACCATTCCAATGCAAATAAAGCACAGtacatagagcagttttcaaatgactgttgaaagtaattacgtgattgcgattgctatgcttagtgattggcttaaaagactcgcgccagtttttcaaccaatgaaaagcaaaactcaaaccaatcgcaccatgtacgcgtgatttttcccgcgcttcgagtgagtttcaggtaattgctaggaatcctgattggttcatcgcgctgtctgctcctgttgtgattggtcggagtaatcgctttggttttggtttttcgacagtcatttgcgCTCTATTTACATACCTGGTCTTCGCAGATTTTGCCCACAGAGAAGTACACCGCTTTAGGATGGGCAAAGAAAATCGCAGACACCGATGCAGCTGGGTCCATGGCAAGTGATTCTGTTAACTTGATTCCTGTGAGCTCTTCGCAGTTCATTAGTTCCCACATGGTGAGTTTTTCTGTGTGATCGGGTTGACTTGGGTAGCCCGGGGCTGGGCGAATTCCCTGCAAACATCACCGAGGACGTcatttcaaaatatgattttacaataactgtctACATTCTCGCGCgttcattggctaatttttatcatcaataagagtacagatataaaattttcatttacgCGAAAATCCACGTCAAATGTCAACCTGtcaactttttaaccaatgaaattgttttgactgttgTAAGTGGCCAATCAGCAAGCGAGAAAAGTTCTTGTCAATGTTTGCgcaatttgaataaaattcatgttCACGGCGGTTTACAGCGTCTTCACCCCTCATTTTAACGCGAAACTGAGACTCCAAGGAACGTTGGCGTTGAAATTACCAGCGTAGGAAGATTACAAAGTCAAggaacaaaggcaaaaaatacGCCTCGTTAAACcgttaaaagaaaaagtaaacagACACATGATTACCTGGTACTTAATTCTGAGCAAATCTTTAGCATTaagtatttcatcactgcagtAGCCCCATAAGTCCTTGCGGACACGTTCGTGAAGTTGTTCAGCGAAGGCCTGGAACAAAGGAAATGGAGAGGAATTTCAAAAGCTGAGCTGCTCGATTGGTGCGCTGCTTCAGATGGCTCAGACGCCCGCTGCACTCTTCCCCTCGCTTTTCTTGGTTCGCTACTTAGTATTTTCTGAAGCCACCCCTTCTAAAACTCACTCCAACGGAGAGACGGAaccaacaaaaaaacacaa
This genomic window from Acropora muricata isolate sample 2 chromosome 2, ASM3666990v1, whole genome shotgun sequence contains:
- the LOC136905953 gene encoding uncharacterized protein, with protein sequence MHTDHTHLEDLREEERAGNKVAETLVAQDKASSNTMKSRPSLLFVLVLQLFGVTLITGRCDLYTYKGSNFMNSARVHSGFAGNIKKINDFAAECGVKVYVTSSFRKSGQAIKNAIVQPATRSNHFVGHAIDMNLVEGSLWCNSKCLQNWRYNQGGVSCFIQKIRASTSLRWGGDFSKKDPVHIDDGLNYKSRSGYDTLYNLLQKNCI